Proteins encoded by one window of Rutidosis leptorrhynchoides isolate AG116_Rl617_1_P2 chromosome 7, CSIRO_AGI_Rlap_v1, whole genome shotgun sequence:
- the LOC139859776 gene encoding uncharacterized protein: MKELNVGTNIVETLRNNFIPKKVEIFIWRSRKKRIPTLVELDKRGIDLHSVRCPLCDDEVESVDLALLFCKEVFGIWEKVFKWWGLNVFSSASLFEILQGSSIGNMTTLGSKIWQAVLWSCCYLIWWNRNQMVFNKKCWTTPVALCEIQLKAFEWIGKRCK; this comes from the coding sequence atgaaagagttaaatgTTGGTACTAATATTGTGGAAACATTGAGAAATAATTTCATCCCAAAGAAAGTTGAAATCTTCATTTGGAGGTCAAGGAAAAAGCGTATTCCCACTTTGGTAGAGCTAGATAAGCGTGGGATCGATCTTCACTCCGTTCGTTGCCCTCTTTGTGACGATGAGGTGGAATCGGTTGATCTTGCCTTGCTCTTTTGCAAAGAAGTCTTTGGAATTTGGGAAAAGGTGTTCAAATGGTGGGGACTTAATGTATTTTCTTCGGCTAGTTTGTTTGAGATTCTTCAAGGTTCTTCAATCGGGAATATGACGACTTTAGGCTCCAAGATTTGGCAAGCGGTTCTTTGGTCGTGTTGTTATCTCATATGGTGGAACCGGAACCAAATGGTCTTTAATAAAAAATGTTGGACCACCCCGGTAGCACTATGTGAGATCCAACTCAAAGCATTCGAGTGGATTGGGAAAAGATGCAAGTAA